The following DNA comes from Camelina sativa cultivar DH55 chromosome 14, Cs, whole genome shotgun sequence.
TTGTTCTGTTCAGGTATGTGTTGTGGTTGAAGAACTCTATATTTTGGTGGGAGTTTTCGAACAGGTGAAAACTGAAATTGTGATTCTTCTGTTCAGGTATCTGTTATGGTTGAAAAAACTCTATTTTGATGGGATTTTCCGAACATGTGAAAACTGAAATTGCATGtcgtttttttaaagaaaatgatttgaAAATGATTTGTTATTGTAATGATACATACGATTTCAGTTTAATAGGTCATTTTTGATTTGCTATTTTTATGGGTAGATTATCCCGAGAATGTTCCTCCAgttgagaaaagaaaatatgggGTCAAACTCAggcaaacaaaactatataaaaaattaagaaatgaaaACATGACTTTGGTAGCCAGGATCTGTTAGCCAGGCCTTCTATACTAATATACCTTCCGTTCATGTCGCCTACTAGTAACATGAGTGGTAAAATTTTCAAACCCTTGGCCACGAAGACGATAGTCGCATACTGAGCAAGTCCAGAAGGCAGAGTCACTCGTTTCAGCATCCAGAAAAAACCTTTCAAGAAAATTCCATGAACGCGGCTGAAGAATGTTGTATCCCCTCGATTCTAGCTGGAAAGCATAATCAGAAGCAAAGGATTTTGCGTCGGATATGACCATTATATTAGCTGGAGGTGAATTCCTAACGGTAAACTCACAAATCAGACGATCCAAAGTGCCAGAAAACCCTGTTTCAGAAACTAAAGTTATTAAAACATCCATTCATGAGAAAGGCGCAAAGATGAGAAGATCCTAACCGCTGCAAATGTTATTAAGAGAGACTCCACTGGAATAGACTCCTTCCAGAATGTCATTAGGGACGTCTGTTAGTACGCCAATGGCAGTGATGGTGAGAGGACCAGAGTAGCCTTTTTTCTTCAAGAACTGTTTAATACATGGACCGACCCGACGAGGATCACAGTCACGTGGAACCGGATACGTCTTTATGTCCCAAAAGACCGATGTTACAGCCTCCGGGTTTTGCTTAACAGGATCACCTAGTGGTGCACTCAAGCTTTGAAGTTCATGACTTAAAGGCAACAGCTTCGACAACTAGAAAAAAACAACATGGGGTCAAACTTAGGCAATGAAAGCTAAAAAGAAGTGAGAAGCGAGGAGGGGGGAACTAAGAAGATAAGACAACGAAAAAATGAACAAGTCCCTTATTACCTTCTGTTGATGGAATGGTTTAGACAAATGCTTGATGAAAATATTCTGGCGACGAAATTCCCTGTCGCATACTGAGCAAAACGAACGGGGAGAATCACTGCACTTAAAATCCTCAAGTTCCACCGAGTCtgtaggaaaaaaacaaaaataaaagtagcCAGTTGAAGAGTAGATTTGCTGGTTATTTCAACAACACTAGGAGAGGACAAAACACACACCTGACCAAGAAAAtaactcaagagatttaattgGAAATGGCCTCAGTAGGTTGAATCTCAATTTTAGAGAGCGAGGCAGACAAGCGAAGATTTTGGCATCGGATATGACCATAATGTTAAGTGGAGGTCCACTCGTATAGGAAATGTCATAAATGAGATCCTCGGTGTCTGACGGACCTGTTTCAAAAACTAAAGAGTTGAGACTCTGTGTTTTCATCAAGGAAAATATCCATTACTGCTGAAAGGTCATAAGGACGAGAAGATACTAACCGTAGGGGACGTTATAAAGACTGATTCCAGTGGAACAGACTTTACTCAGGATGTCATTAGGAACGTCTGTTAGTACTCCAATGGCAGTGATGGAGAGAGGACCAGAGCAGCCTTCTCTCTTCAAGAACCGTTTGATGTGCGGACCAACCAGACTAGCGTCACATCCAGGGGGAACCGGACACGAattgatgtcccaaaagaccAATGTCTCACCCGACGACTTTACAGCCTTCCAGTCTGTAAGAGGATACCGACCTCGTGTTACGGGTGCATTTATAAGTCGAACAGTCTCCACATTGCACCGTGTCAGATTATCCCGAGAATGTTCCTCCAgctgagaaaagaaaacatgggGTCAAACTCAggcaaacaaaactatataaaaaaaaaaaaataagaaattaaaacatGACTTTGGTAGCATCCTCACCATGGGATTAAGAATCGGTGAATGAGGAGGCCTCCTATTGTTAGCCAGGATCTGCTTGAACAACAAATGAACCAAGGGGGTCAAAACTAAACCAGGATGTGACTACTTGTGGTAAGAGAGGGTGtttgacttaaaaaaaacagtaagaCAATGAGAGAAAATGTATTGATAACAGTGCTGCTTGATTACCAGCTCTTCAAGATGTTCTTCATCAGATAGATGCGTGACGAAACTTTCAAAGCATTGGCCATGGCGGGAGCATACTGAGCAACGCCAGAAGGCAGGGTAACGTGTTTCCTCAACAAGTGCCCCTGAATCCGtgtagaaaagaagaaaaaaaaaggtagccAAGTTGATGAGCAACAGAAACAGATTCATTAGGttggttgtttcatttttaacAATAAATGAGTGAGAGAGGAAAAATACACACACCTTCTTCCATAAATAATAAGCTTTCAAAAGAATGATATGGAAATGGCTGGATGGGGTTGTAGCGCACTCTTCGTAGAACACGAGTT
Coding sequences within:
- the LOC104743104 gene encoding uncharacterized protein LOC104743104; the protein is MVISDAKIFACLPRSLKLRFNLLRPFPIKSLELFSWSDSVELEDFKCSDSPRSFCSVCDREFRRQNIFIKHLSKPFHQQKLSKLLPLSHELQSLSAPLGDPVKQNPEAVTSVFWDIKTYPVPRDCDPRRVGPCIKQFLKKKGYSGPLTITAIGVLTDVPNDILEGVYSSGVSLNNICSG